One window from the genome of Brachionichthys hirsutus isolate HB-005 chromosome 19, CSIRO-AGI_Bhir_v1, whole genome shotgun sequence encodes:
- the LOC137908369 gene encoding synaptic vesicle glycoprotein 2C-like, producing the protein MDETHNNRTSLVKGAKDLAKEAKKQASKNFSRAVDRASDEYSARRSYDRFQNEEEGDGNYNSYAQQDGYYPDDGANDDDGASSDATEGHDDEDEIYEGEYQGVPACGGGKPRDGQVALGQPLSDSLKSHKELENERQADEEELAQQYELIMQECGHGRFQWQLFFVLGLALMSDGVEVFVVGFVLPSAETDMCVPNSGAGWLGSIVYLGMMFGAFFWGGLSDKAGRKQCLLISMSVNGFFAFLSSFVQGYGMFLLCRMVSGFGIGGAVPIVFSYFAEVLAREKRGEHLSWLCMFWMIGGIYASAMAWAIIPHYGWSFSMGSAYQFHSWRVFVVVCALPCVSAVVALTFMPESPRFYLQMGKHDEAWMVLKHIHDTNMRARGEPERVFTVNRIKIPKQLDELVEMQSELANPVLKVIHKMKSELRGIWLTFMKCFNYPVKDNTIKLAAVWFTLSFGFYGLSVWFPDVIKHLQADEYASRVKVHNNKRVEDFTFNFTLENQIHRNGVFLNDRFIGMKFKAVTFIDSSFLNCYFEDVSSVGSFFRNCTFVDSFFYNTDIDDFKLTNSRMVNSSFHHNKTGCQMTFDDDYSAYWVYFVNFLGTLAVLPGNIVSALLMDKIGRLSMLGGSMVLSGISCFFLWFGTSESMMIFMLCLYNGLSISAWNSLDVVTTELYPTDRRGTGFGFCNAMCKLAAVLGNLIFGSLVGITKAIPILLASSVLVSGGLVGLRLPDTRANVLM; encoded by the exons ATGGATGAAACGCACAACAACAGGACTTCCTTGGTTAAAGGCGCCAAAGATCTCGCAAAAGAAGCCAAGAAGCAAGCGTCCAAAAATTTCAGCCGAGCTGTTGATCGTGCCTCGGATGAATACTCAGCTCGTCGCAGCTACGATCGCTTCCAGAACGAGGAGGAAGGCGACGGCAACTACAATTCCTACGCTCAGCAAGACGGCTATTACCCCGACGACGGCGCCAACGACGACGACGGGGCCTCCAGCGACGCCACGGAGGGCCACGACGACGAGGATGAGATCTACGAAGGCGAGTACCAAGGCGTGCCCGCCTGCGGCGGCGGGAAGCCGCGGGACGGCCAGGTGGCCCTGGGCCAGCCGCTTTCCGACAGCCTAAAGAGCCACAAGGAGCTGGAGAATGAAAGGCAGGCGGACGAGGAGGAGCTGGCGCAGCAGTACGAGCTGATCATGCAGGAGTGCGGCCACGGCAGGTTCCAGTGGCAGCTGTTCTTCGTGCTCGGCCTGGCGCTCATGTCGGACGGCGTGGAGGTGTTCGTGGTGGGCTTCGTCCTGCCCAGCGCCGAGACGGACATGTGCGTCCCAAACTCTGGCGCCGGATGGCTTG GCAGCATCGTGTATCTGGGGATGATGTTCGGCGCCTTCTTCTGGGGCGGCCTGTCGGATAAAGCGGGCCGTAAACAGTGCCTGCTGATCTCCATGTCCGTCAACGGCTTCTtcgccttcctctcctccttcgtcCAAGGCTACGGCATGTTCCTCTTGTGCCGCATGGTGTCAGGCTTTGG GATCGGTGGAGCGGTTCCGATAGTTTTCTCCTATTTTGCGGAGGTCTTGGCTcgggagaagagaggagagcatCTGAGCTGGCTGTGCATGTTCTGGATGATCGGAGGCATCTACGCCTCGGCCATGGCCTGGGCCATCATCCCGCACTACG GCTGGAGCTTCAGCATGGGTTCGGCCTACCAGTTCCACAGCTGGAGAGTGTTTGTGGTGGTGTGTGCGCTGCCGTGTGTCTCTGCGGTGGTGGCGCTCACCTTTATGCCCGAGAGCCCCCGCTTCTACCTGCAG ATGGGAAAGCACGACGAGGCCTGGATGGTCCTCAAACACATCCACGACACCAACATGCGCGCCCGCGGCGAGCCCGAGAGAGTCTTCACA gtgaACAGGATAAAGATCCCCAAACAGCTGGACGAGCTGGTGGAGATGCAGAGCGAGTTGGCCAACCCCGTCCTCAAGGTCATCCACAAGATGAAATCAGAGCTCAGAGGG ATCTGGTTAACTTTTATGAAATGCTTCAACTACCCAGTCAAAGACAACACCATAAAACTGGCTGCAGTTTGGTTTACGCTTTCTTTTGG GTTCTACGGGCTCTCCGTGTGGTTCCCGGATGTCATCAAACACCTCCAGGCCGACGAGTACGCCTCCAGAGTAAAGGTCCACAACAACAAACGCGTTGAAGACTTCACCTTCAACTTCACCCTGGAGAACCAGATCCACAGAAACGGAGTCTTTCTCAATGACAG gtTTATCGGCATGAAGTTCAAGGCCGTCACGTTCATCGACTCCTCTTTCCTCAACTGCTATTTTGAGGACGTGTCCTCCGTTGGATCCTTCTTCAGAAACTGCACCTTTGTGGACTCTTTCTTTTACAACACCG ATATTGATGACTTCAAGCTGACAAACTCCAGGATGGTCAACAGCTCGTTCCACCACAACAAGACCGGCTGCCAGATGACGTTTGACGATGACTACAGCGCCTACTGGGTCTACTTCGTCAACTTCCTGGGAACGCTGGCCGTGCTTCCTGGAAACATCGTCTCTGCCCTCCTTATGGATAAGATCGGACGCCTGAGCATGTTGG GCGGCTCCATGGTTCTGTCGGGCATCAGCTGCTTCTTCCTTTGGTTCGGCACCAGCGAGTCCATGATGATCTTCATGCTCTGTCTCTACAACGGTCTCAGCATCTCCGCCTGGAACTCCTTGGATGTCGTCACCACTGAGCTGTACCCAACAGACAGGAG GGGCACGGGCTTCGGCTTCTGTAACGCCATGTGTAAACTGGCGGCGGTGCTCGGCAACCTGATCTTCGGCTCGCTGGTTGGCATCACCAAGGCCATCCCCATCCTGCTGGCGTCGTCTGTGCTGGTTAGCGGCGGCCTTGTTGGGCTTCGCCTGCCAGACACGCGAGCCAACGTCCTCATGTAA
- the LOC137908875 gene encoding proteinase-activated receptor 3, translated as MGKLLFFLLVFLLCLGGTLQKKGRRRDKSRSNRTAVAVAEPRTFKGEPDVATDLFPPLNGTQPPALPRAPQTLRLLSNNTVGFLLGPLSTRVIPFIYILVVAVGIPANVAILSTLASKTRKVSSAILYCSLAVSDLLLLLSLLFKAHYHFHGNHWVLGEAACRVVTACFYGNLYCSAQTLACISTKRYLAVVHPFLYKRLPKRMYTTWVTLGLWGVFGAAVVPELMVRQSYWLPEVGRVTCHDVLPLDLDSHVFLLYYDLLLAVFGLLLPLMLTAACYIQIVRELSRSHHDWTLYIKASSLVFLIFLACFTPAGVLHLLHHVQLFVDGAQTLYVHFKVATCLCCLHACLDPFLFLLMSKSSGSRLYLQPLKGKPISISVSV; from the exons ATGGGGAAactgcttttcttcctcctggTTTTTCTTCTCTGTCTCGGCGGGACGCTTCAGAAAAAAG GAAGAAGACGAGACAAGTCCCGCAGCAACAGAACCGCCGTTGCTGTCGCTGAGCCCAGAACGTTTAAAGGAGAGCCCGACGTCGCCACCGATTTATTTCCCCCCCTGAATGGGACCCAGCCTCCCGCTTTGCCTCGTGCCCCTCAAACACTGCGGTTGCTAAGCAACAACACAGTGGGATTCCTCCTGGGCCCTCTGAGCACCCGGGTCATCccctttatttatattttggtgGTGGCCGTGGGGATCCCGGCCAACGTGGCCATATTGTCCACGCTGGCCTCTAAAACCAGGAAGGTGTCCTCCGCCATCCTCTACTGCAGCCTGGCCGTCTCCGACctcttgctcctcctctccctcttgtTCAAGGCCCACTAccatttccatggaaaccactgGGTGCTCGGAGAGGCTGCCTGTCGGGTGGTCACGGCCTGTTTCTACGGCAACCTGTACTGCTCGGCGCAGACGCTGGCCTGCATCAGCACCAAGCGCTACCTGGCGGTCGTGCACCCGTTCCTGTATAAAAGGCTCCCAAAGCGGATGTACACCACCTGGGTCACTCTGGGGTTGTGGGGGGTGTTCGGCGCCGCCGTCGTCCCAGAGCTGATGGTCCGGCAGAGCTACTGGCTCCCAGAGGTGGGCCGCGTCACCTGCCACGATGTCCTCCCTCTGGACTTGGACTCCCACGTCTTCCTGCTCTACTACGACCTGCTTCTCGCCGTCTTCGGCCTCCTGCTGCCGCTGATGCTAACGGCCGCGTGCTACATCCAGATCGTCCGCGAGCTGAGCCGGTCGCACCACGACTGGACCCTGTACATCAAGGCCAGCTCGCtggtcttcctcatcttcctggCGTGCTTCACCCCCGCGGGCGTCTTGCACTTGCTCCATCACGTTCAGCTGTTTGTGGACGGCGCCCAGACGCTGTACGTGCACTTTAAAGTGGCCACCTGTTTGTGCTGCTTGCACGCCTGTCTGgaccccttcctcttcctcctcatgtcCAAGTCTTCGGGTTCCAGGCTTTACCTCCAGCCGCTGAAAGGCAAACCCATCAGCATATCGGTTTCTGTTTAA
- the LOC137908843 gene encoding proteinase-activated receptor 1-like, translating into MFLLCLKCFLLLLVCARSAGAGTNNGSAQVRTFALFDRSATDEPIPPDLLSAADGVAEVDRAAGRGNATTSSRARLSDDALLFLTGPVSTVLIPSFYSLVCLVSVPINLCAVLAFARRIQPKKPAAIYMLNLACADLLFALLLPLKISYHFGGNNWMFGAFVCRVVTAAFYWNMYCSVLLIACIAVDRLLAVAYPIDSLAWRRPRNSIVACLTAWTLSLAGSVPLVLAEQTVHLGELDITTCHDIQDTLALIGYYKVYFIALCCAFFFLPLLVTVASYARVIWTLSRVPPGVPGRSRRRTRAVVMAVTVLVMFVLCFTPTNCLLLAHYLQFGEEVLERREAPDGSYVAYLVFTCVGSLNCLLDPLLYYFGSSQCQRQLSRALRCKKNPDRSHSSQRSSSRTDPKSKRTESSTVSSQYKKLLI; encoded by the exons atgtttttattgtgtcttaaatgttttctgctgcttctaGTTTGCGCGCGTTCCGCCGGGGCTGGAACCAATAACG gaagtgCGCAGGTGAGGACCTTTGCCCTTTTCGACCGTTCGGCCACAGACGAGCCGATTCCCCCGGATCTGCTTTCCGCAGCCGATGGCGTCGCCGAGGTCGATCGCGCTGCAGGCCGTGGCAACGCGACGACCTCCAGCCGGGCGAGGTTGTCGGACGACGCCCTGCTGTTCCTCACGGGCCCGGTCTCCACCGTCCTCATCCCATCCTTCTACTCGCTGGTGTGCCTCGTCAGCGTTCCCATCAACCTCTGCGCCGTGCTCGCCTTCGCCCGGAGGATCCAGCCCAAGAAGCCGGCGGCGATCTACATGCTGAACCTGGCCTGCGCCGACCTGCTGTTCGCCCTGCTGCTCCCCCTGAAGATCTCCTACCACTTCGGGGGCAACAACTGGATGTTCGGGGCGTTCGTGTGCCGCGTGGTCACCGCGGCGTTCTATTGGAACATGTATTGCTCCGTTCTGCTCATCGCCTGCATCGCCGTGGACCGGCTGCTCGCCGTGGCCTACCCCATCGACTCCTTGGCCTGGAGGAGGCCGCGGAACTCGATCGTAGCCTGTCTGACCGCGTGGACGCTGTCCCTCGCCGGCTCGGTGCCCCTCGTCCTCGCCGAACAGACCGTCCACCTCGGGGAGTTGGACATCACCACCTGCCACGACATCCAGGACACGCTCGCCTTGATCGGGTACTACAAGGTATACTTCATCGCCCTCTGCTGCGCCTTCTTCTTCCTGCCGCTGCTCGTCACGGTGGCGTCCTACGCCCGGGTCATCTGGACGCTGAGCAGGGTCCCGCCAGGGGTCCCGGGACGCTCGCGCAGGAGGACGAGAGCGGTGGTCATGGCCGTTACAGTGCTGGTGATGTTCGTGTTGTGCTTCACGCCCACAAACTGCCTGCTTTTGGCGCACTACCTGCAGTTTGGCGAGGAGGTCCTGGAACGCCGGGAGGCCCCCGACGGCTCCTACGTGGCGTACCTGGTGTTCACCTGCGTGGGGAGCCTGAACTGCCTCCTGGATCCTCTGCTCTACTACTTCGGGTCGTCCCAGTGCCAGAGACAACTGTCCCGGGCCCTGAGGTGCAAGAAGAACCCGGATCGCAGCCATTCATCCCAGcgatccagcagcagaaccgaTCCGAAGTCCAAGCGCACTGAAAGTTCCACAGTCAGCAGCCAGTACAAGAAACTGCTGATCTGA